One region of Salvia miltiorrhiza cultivar Shanhuang (shh) chromosome 3, IMPLAD_Smil_shh, whole genome shotgun sequence genomic DNA includes:
- the LOC131018326 gene encoding uncharacterized protein LOC131018326, protein MGRRKDLSSQERQAMAFFLLQNFTDGKLRHGTITAAMAKWGCCRSSVARLWQAAKKEHAQGQLVSVQSKKINKCRRKRVQIDLELIASLELHKRGTIRRLATGINCSKSTVGRWISKGLIRAHSSAIRPDLTAPNKLLRLRFSLEQIVYDRICNVLKFKNMHNVVHIDEKWFYITKANHKFYLTPEETDPHRTCKSKKFIKKVMFSCAVARPLFNEDGSVLFDGKIGIFPFTEMVPAKRTSKNRLAGTMEEKPIQSITKGVMKDCYISKLIPAIMAKWPQFASKTIYIQQDNARPHILDNDPDWRAAATANGFDIHIVQQPPNSPDTNINDLGWFRAIQSLQVQSVATNEHELVKAVEKSFEELSPHTLNSVFLSLQGCLTEIMKIRGQNCYKLPHMKKGVLARQGALPMALEVPKELVEECIGYLFEKGVVEGIDQLKMQLGLDPSPFEAMEAAFNHLNMIEDASI, encoded by the exons atggGAAGAAGGAAGGATTTATCAAGCCAAGAAAGGCAAGCCATGgccttctttcttcttcaaaacttTACAGATGGGAAGCTCCGACATGGGACTATCACTGCTGCCATGGCGAAGTGGGGGTGTTGTCGAAGCTCCGTCGCGCGTTTATGGCAGGCTGCAAAAAAGGAGCACGCACAAGGTCAGTTAGTCTCCGTTCAAagcaaaaaaatcaacaaatgtAGAAGAAAAAGAGTGCAAATAGATTTAGAACTCATAGCTAGTCTAGAGTTGCACAAAAGGGGAACCATTCGAAGACTTGCAACAGGTATAAATTGCTCGAAAAGTACAGTGGGTAGATGGATCTCTAAGGGGCTGATCAGAGCTCATTCAAGTGCTATCCGACCCGATTTGACGGCCCCCAACAAGTTATTGAGGCTACGGTTCTCTCTTGAACAGATTGTGTATGATAGGATATGCAATGTCCTAAAGTTCAAGAATATGCACAATGTAGTGCATATTGATGAGAAGTGGTTCTACATCACCAAAGCAAACCACAAATTTTACTTAACTCCAGAGGAAACTGATCCACATCGCACATGCAAGAGTAAgaagtttataaaaaaagtTATGTTCAGTTGTGCAGTGGCCAGGCCTCTATTCAATGAAGATGGGAGTGTGTTATTTGATGGCAAGATAGGGATTTTCCCTTTCACTGAGATGGTACCAGCCAAAAGAACAAGCAAGAACAGGCTGGCTGGAACAATGGAGGAGAAGCCAATCCAGTCCATCACTAAAGGAGTGATGAAGGACTGCTATATCTCCAAG TTAATTCCAGCAATTATGGCCAAATGGCCCCAATTTGCAagcaaaactatatatatacagcAAGACAATGCGAGGCCACATATATTGGACAATGATCCAGATTGGAGAGCTGCGGCAACAGCCAATGGCTTTGATATCCATATTGTACAACAACCTCCAAATAGCCCAGACACCAACATCAATGACTTGGGTTGGTTTAGGGCTATTCAAAGCTTGCAAGTACAGTCAGTTGCCACAAATGAGCATGAGCTAGTAAAAGCAGTTGAAAAATCATTTGAGGAGCTAAGTCCTCATACTTTAAACTCTGTTTTCTTGAGCTTACAGGGATGTTTAActgaaattatgaaaataagaGGGCAGAATTGTTACAAGCTTCCACACATGAAGAAAGGAGTTCTTGCAAGACAAGGTGCACTTCCAATGGCTTTAGAAGTGCCAAAAGAGCTTGTGGAAGAGTGCATTGGCTATTTGTTTGAAAAAGGAGTGGTGGAAGGCATAGACCAACTGAAAATGCAGTTGGGATTAGACCCCTCTCCATTTGAAGCAATGGAGGCAGCCTTCAATCATTTgaatatgattgaggatgcctCCATTTAG
- the LOC131018325 gene encoding uncharacterized protein LOC131018325, which translates to MGVQRPNKNQKGAKNIAWCVKEDVALMSSWIYASEDSVRGKNQKGESLWSRVHKLYHNTQAENPNELNERNIESMKGRWKRLNENVNKWVAACREANTRRRSGMSDNDVEKEAHSIYEAGGSKFLDLVVFNEVMSKHPKWNVHDTTPVFRRQSEDVDDQQSGGSSKRSKTSEDGGFSIPSNPETPTSEQSTATRPIGRDKAKRKGKGKVSQSESTHESAVAAEIRAMRLTRDAEAELIKTRIDLEREKLQRNAMKMKEKMLLQLLSKEHLSPEDEEMKRQLIKIVFGE; encoded by the coding sequence ATGGGTGTTCAACGCCCAAACAAAAATCAGAAAGGGGCAAAAAATATAGCTTGGTGTGTGAAAGAAGATGTAGCCCTTATGTCATCTTGGATCTATGCTAGCGAAGATAGCGTTCGAGGAAAAAATCAAAAGGGGGAATCTCTTTGGTCACGTGTTCATAAATTGTATCACAACACTCAAGCAGAAAATCCGAATGAGCTCAACGAACGAAACATTGAATCCATGAAAGGTCGCTGGAAACGTCTTAACGAAAATGTAAACAAATGGGTTGCTGCTTGCAGGGAAGCAAACACTCGAAGAAGGAGTGGGATGAGCGACAACGATGTTGAGAAAGAAGCTCATTCTATTTACGAAGCAGGTGGAAGCAAGTTTCTAGACTTGGTTGTATTTAATGAAGTTATGAGTAAACATCCCAAGTGGAATGTTCATGATACCACCCCTGTTTTTCGCCGTCAAAGTGAAGATGTTGATGACCAACAAAGTGGTGGCAGTTCGAAAAGATCAAAGACTTCGGAAGATGGGGGATTTTCTATCCCTTCTAATCCAGAAACTCCAACATCTGAACAGTCAACTGCAACTCGTCCCATTGGAAGAGATAAGgcaaaaaggaaaggaaaaggtAAGGTCTCACAATCTGAATCTACTCATGAATCTGCTGTTGCTGCAGAAATTCGTGCAATGAGACTCACTAGAGATGCCGAAGCTGAGTTAATAAAAACTCGAATCGATCTAGAGCGAGAGAAGTTGCAAAGAAACGCAatgaagatgaaagaaaaaatgtTGCTTCAATTGTTGTCGAAAGAGCACTTATCTCCAGAAGACGAAGAGATGAAACGtcaactaattaaaattgtgTTTGGAGAGTGA